In one Sphingobium indicum B90A genomic region, the following are encoded:
- a CDS encoding Rap1a/Tai family immunity protein, with translation MAAIPIAAPAQNYMFETGTTLLAKCRNKAPEYGLACTAYIVGAVDGIKKDVFIGRAKPNCWPAQLNAEDVKRIVLAYLTRYPDQRQAPASVLVSVALNEQYPCEK, from the coding sequence ATGGCGGCAATCCCCATTGCTGCACCTGCTCAAAATTATATGTTCGAAACGGGCACGACCCTGCTTGCAAAGTGCCGAAACAAGGCGCCCGAATATGGGCTGGCCTGCACCGCTTACATCGTCGGCGCGGTGGACGGCATCAAGAAGGACGTCTTCATCGGCCGCGCCAAGCCCAATTGCTGGCCCGCGCAACTGAATGCAGAGGATGTGAAGCGCATCGTCCTCGCCTATCTCACCCGCTACCCCGATCAGCGGCAGGCGCCCGCATCCGTCCTGGTCAGCGTGGCGCTGAACGAACAATATCCCTGCGAAAAATGA